The Solenopsis invicta isolate M01_SB chromosome 1, UNIL_Sinv_3.0, whole genome shotgun sequence DNA segment taaaatgtgtatatgtatCTTACCTTCTTCGGACTGATACATTGTTTTGGATTCTTCAATTTAGGTTCTTTCTTTTTACCactcttttccttcttcttccgTTTCTGCTCCGGCACAGTGGGTACACTCAATTCAGGAGTTTTTGGTGTACTAGGCGTACCCGGTGGTGAAATAGCGTCGTCAAATATATAAACGTCCGACGATAAACTCTGCACATCTGCCACATCACTATCCGATTGTATATGTACGTCTGGTGTATGAGGTGTTTTCTTTTCCTCGCGTCCTCCTTTCGGATCCACGTCGTTACGGTGCGCATGTTTCTCCGCATTCTCAACGTCGATGACCAATTCCGGCGAGTTCTCGCGCGAATCAAGAGTATCTTTGTACTTATGCGGCTCCGTTGTCTCTTTATCTTTGTCTTTTTCTTCACGCGGTTTCGATATCTTCTTAAAGATATTCAGTTTTTGTTTATCCGGTTCTGACGGTAATTTATCAACGGGTTCCTCTTTCTTCTCAACGGCGACGGAGTTGTCTGTTAGATCTACCACTTTGTCAGCCTTGACCTTCGGCTGCGTCGTTTTCAATGATTTTGGACTACTGGCGGCTGATTTCGGTGACGCGACCTTTGGCGTAGACGGTCTGCTACCCGTAAGTTCTTGTAACGTAGATTGCGCTTTGCCGCCGCCTGGCTTTAACGGTTTTAACTTGGCCAACTCCTTCATGCCGACTAATTTCTTTACTTTGCTCTCGTCGATCTTATCCGGCTTGAACAATTCCTTCGCGCCTTTCTTCTTCTTATTCTCTTTATCAAGCTTACGATCCTCGGGACCTTTCTTGACAACCTTCTTCGGTTTTTTATCGGTTTTCAATTCAGGCGGTACCATTGGATAAGAACTCGGTTGAGGCGAATCCGATCGGACCTGATGCGGCGTTCTTGCTTCAGGTAACTTTCCTTCTCGCGCAGGTGATAAAAAACCAGATGTGGTCATCATAACGCTGCTTATTTCACGTAACGGTCTGCCTTCCTCCAAAATCTTCGCACGCTTCACTATAGGACTTTCAAAAGACACTGGGTCACCCGGTCGTTTAAAAACCACTTGTGGCGACATTCTATGAGGTGACGTGTTATTTGAATTGCCCGATGATGTCCCGCTGCTGGATGTCAGGTCCGCCGTGCCATTCATCAAAGTTTCATTCTTATCTGGTatatattcctctgcaattattagatattattaatgtaaattaataaaatatgttgtgttcataaaagaaaatatgacTTATTACCTTCAGTTTCGGGATACATAGCTGGTAAATGTTCATGTACGTGTACTGGTCTTGTAACCACTTCACGACTGCCcggttttaaaaaatttaaatgattctgACGTTGAATTGGATAACGCGGTACTTGTATAGCGCATGGAACAGAATCTACATTTTTCACGTATTCAGCTAATTCCTGTATATCAATATTCATGTATTGAAATGTTAATCCTAAGTCATCAAGATTTGGCTCTGTTCTTTccactataaaaatataaaaatatcataaactCAAAATGTCTATAAATGTACTTAAACTGCTTGATTAGAttgatgtaaattttaataaagcattttattgtacgtttgtataacatttttctcttgttttaactcatagaaaaaaaatactgtttaaGTATGTATGAAAAATCCAGGGACATTGtgcataattaaatatacatttaaatatatttatatacatataattaaatatacattaaataaaatttgaacattattaataaaaagatatataaacaaAGATGGAAAACTGATAACATGAGGCAATTgctagtaaaattaatataacagttACTCACAAACTTCCGCATATTGATGTGTAAGTTTTGAAACACGTAACAGATATTCCTGCATAAGATCTACCAGAAATTCCAATGGCGTAGAATTAATAGAGTGCCATCCTATTGTCTGACAGATCTGCGCTAcaactatttttaaaacgtttcgaCTGTATTCAGATGACATTTTtgcctgtaaaaattattaaaatatacacagttattaaaatatacataaagttTTGAtgcagaattttttgaattctttGCTTTACAACTATCAGTCACTAGTGTCAGGTATTGTAGTCcagatataataattacaaattgcatTCATAGTACAGTAGATTATCCAACTAAAATTAACAGTATATATGCAATCTATATAATAGTTGGCAGTGTTACACTATAtttcatatgtaattttatacatagtAAGTGTAAAAAGCATTCATATAAGGGATatttcaactttatttttaaagagtacatattaataattaacaatttattaacataaagaTATATTCGTGTATACATACACAAGCTATTATACTTgctaataaattgttaattaaagtttactttaaaa contains these protein-coding regions:
- the LOC105202112 gene encoding transcription initiation factor TFIID subunit 3 isoform X3 produces the protein MSSEYSRNVLKIVVAQICQTIGWHSINSTPLEFLVDLMQEYLLRVSKLTHQYAEVLERTEPNLDDLGLTFQYMNIDIQELAEYVKNVDSVPCAIQVPRYPIQRQNHLNFLKPGSREVVTRPVHVHEHLPAMYPETEEEYIPDKNETLMNGTADLTSSSGTSSGNSNNTSPHRMSPQVVFKRPGDPVSFESPIVKRAKILEEGRPLREISSVMMTTSGFLSPAREGKLPEARTPHQVRSDSPQPSSYPMVPPELKTDKKPKKVVKKGPEDRKLDKENKKKKGAKELFKPDKIDESKVKKLVGMKELAKLKPLKPGGGKAQSTLQELTGSRPSTPKVASPKSAASSPKSLKTTQPKVKADKVVDLTDNSVAVEKKEEPVDKLPSEPDKQKLNIFKKISKPREEKDKDKETTEPHKYKDTLDSRENSPELVIDVENAEKHAHRNDVDPKGGREEKKTPHTPDVHIQSDSDVADVQSLSSDVYIFDDAISPPGTPSTPKTPELSVPTVPEQKRKKKEKSGKKKEPKLKNPKQCISPKKTKPSNDVTELDIPDRPKTPQAPEPLHREPILPMPLHTFPFFPPFPSAPGLIPPMFPPRFSFPLGRGGPGPHPAMPNLPLPPRFSNPLIKPEDFPLPSKIKPMEREKPLIPAPAELTPSSILSENEKVDKEKVDNKLTKMFKPKELPFMKVPERVLPVGVAPPIVSAPVAPITLPTPPVPVAQMPPSKNPKAEKTEKNDMKSKEHKKEKKDKVKKKKDKKEKHKEKGEKVKDKKEKTEKREKLEKLKEKKEKKEKKKEKDQNKKNMKEEKNPEAVPKITLKLGTASPRPATPDNAPMKKITIKPLVKKPDEEVKREPSPELAKISALVTRPPKQKSAKVKAEPVSKKDDAKEDKENGRNVLPTTPTTTVDRGGRQVWICPACGNQDDGSPMIGCDDCDAWYHWVCVGMQVPPAEDEDWYCRFCIAKKQELLHDKKKKKRKKKVKVTA
- the LOC105202112 gene encoding transcription initiation factor TFIID subunit 3 isoform X4, which encodes MSSEYSRNVLKIVVAQICQTIGWHSINSTPLEFLVDLMQEYLLRVSKLTHQYAEVLERTEPNLDDLGLTFQYMNIDIQELAEYVKNVDSVPCAIQVPRYPIQRQNHLNFLKPGSREVVTRPVHVHEHLPAMYPETEEEYIPDKNETLMNGTADLTSSSGTSSGNSNNTSPHRMSPQVVFKRPGDPVSFESPIVKRAKILEEGRPLREISSVMMTTSGFLSPAREGKLPEARTPHQVRSDSPQPSSYPMVPPELKTDKKPKKVVKKGPEDRKLDKENKKKKGAKELFKPDKIDESKVKKLVGMKELAKLKPLKPGGGKAQSTLQELTGSRPSTPKVASPKSAASSPKSLKTTQPKVKADKVVDLTDNSVAVEKKEEPVDKLPSEPDKQKLNIFKKISKPREEKDKDKETTEPHKYKDTLDSRENSPELVIDVENAEKHAHRNDVDPKGGREEKKTPHTPDVHIQSDSDVADVQSLSSDVYIFDDAISPPGTPSTPKTPELSVPTVPEQKRKKKEKSGKKKEPKLKNPKQCISPKKTKPSNDVTELDIPDRPKTPQAPEPLHREPILPMPLHTFPFFPPFPSAPGLIPPMFPPRFSFPLGRGGPGPHPAMPNLPLPPRFSNPLIKPEDFPLPSKIKPMEREKPLIPAPAELTPSSILSENEKVDKEKKSKEHKKEKKDKVKKKKDKKEKHKEKGEKVKDKKEKTEKREKLEKLKEKKEKKEKKKEKDQNKKNMKEEKNPEAVPKITLKLGTASPRPATPDNAPMKKITIKPLVKKPDEEVKREPSPELAKISALVTRPPKQKSASKKTEEGILDGSPALPTDSFSANLTSAPLASVPRAKKSNFQNLSQKVKAEPVSKKDDAKEDKENGRNVLPTTPTTTVDRGGRQVWICPACGNQDDGSPMIGCDDCDAWYHWVCVGMQVPPAEDEDWYCRFCIAKKQELLHDKKKKKRKKKVKVTA
- the LOC105202112 gene encoding transcription initiation factor TFIID subunit 3 isoform X1; amino-acid sequence: MSSEYSRNVLKIVVAQICQTIGWHSINSTPLEFLVDLMQEYLLRVSKLTHQYAEVLERTEPNLDDLGLTFQYMNIDIQELAEYVKNVDSVPCAIQVPRYPIQRQNHLNFLKPGSREVVTRPVHVHEHLPAMYPETEEEYIPDKNETLMNGTADLTSSSGTSSGNSNNTSPHRMSPQVVFKRPGDPVSFESPIVKRAKILEEGRPLREISSVMMTTSGFLSPAREGKLPEARTPHQVRSDSPQPSSYPMVPPELKTDKKPKKVVKKGPEDRKLDKENKKKKGAKELFKPDKIDESKVKKLVGMKELAKLKPLKPGGGKAQSTLQELTGSRPSTPKVASPKSAASSPKSLKTTQPKVKADKVVDLTDNSVAVEKKEEPVDKLPSEPDKQKLNIFKKISKPREEKDKDKETTEPHKYKDTLDSRENSPELVIDVENAEKHAHRNDVDPKGGREEKKTPHTPDVHIQSDSDVADVQSLSSDVYIFDDAISPPGTPSTPKTPELSVPTVPEQKRKKKEKSGKKKEPKLKNPKQCISPKKTKPSNDVTELDIPDRPKTPQAPEPLHREPILPMPLHTFPFFPPFPSAPGLIPPMFPPRFSFPLGRGGPGPHPAMPNLPLPPRFSNPLIKPEDFPLPSKIKPMEREKPLIPAPAELTPSSILSENEKVDKEKVDNKLTKMFKPKELPFMKVPERVLPVGVAPPIVSAPVAPITLPTPPVPVAQMPPSKNPKAEKTEKNDMKSKEHKKEKKDKVKKKKDKKEKHKEKGEKVKDKKEKTEKREKLEKLKEKKEKKEKKKEKDQNKKNMKEEKNPEAVPKITLKLGTASPRPATPDNAPMKKITIKPLVKKPDEEVKREPSPELAKISALVTRPPKQKSASKKTEEGILDGSPALPTDSFSANLTSAPLASVPRAKKSNFQNLSQKVKAEPVSKKDDAKEDKENGRNVLPTTPTTTVDRGGRQVWICPACGNQDDGSPMIGCDDCDAWYHWVCVGMQVPPAEDEDWYCRFCIAKKQELLHDKKKKKRKKKVKVTA
- the LOC105202112 gene encoding transcription initiation factor TFIID subunit 3 isoform X2, with protein sequence MSSEYSRNVLKIVVAQICQTIGWHSINSTPLEFLVDLMQEYLLRVSKLTHQYAEVLERTEPNLDDLGLTFQYMNIDIQELAEYVKNVDSVPCAIQVPRYPIQRQNHLNFLKPGSREVVTRPVHVHEHLPAMYPETEEEYIPDKNETLMNGTADLTSSSGTSSGNSNNTSPHRMSPQVVFKRPGDPVSFESPIVKRAKILEEGRPLREISSVMMTTSGFLSPAREGKLPEARTPHQVRSDSPQPSSYPMVPPELKTDKKPKKVVKKGPEDRKLDKENKKKKGAKELFKPDKIDESKVKKLVGMKELAKLKPLKPGGGKAQSTLQELTGSRPSTPKVASPKSAASSPKSLKTTQPKVKADKVVDLTDNSVAVEKKEEPVDKLPSEPDKQKLNIFKKISKPREEKDKDKETTEPHKYKDTLDSRENSPELVIDVENAEKHAHRNDVDPKGGREEKKTPHTPDVHIQSDSDVADVQSLSSDVYIFDDAISPPGTPSTPKTPELSVPTVPEQKRKKKEKSGKKKEPKLKNPKQCISPKKTKPSNDVTELDIPDRPKTPQAPEPLHREPILPMPLHTFPFFPPFPSAPGLIPPMFPPRFSFPLGRGGPGPHPAMPNLPLPPRFSNPLIKPEDFPLPSKIKPMEREKPLIPAPAELTPSSILSENEKVDKEKVDNKLTKMFKPKELPFMKVPERVLPVGVAPPIVSAPVAPITLPTPPVPVAQMPPSKNPKAEKTEKNDMKSKEHKKEKKDKVKKKKDKKEKHKEKGEKVKDKKEKTEKREKLEKLKEKKEKKEKKKEKDQNKKNMKEEKNPEAVPKITLKLGTASPRPATPDNAPMKKITIKPLVKKPDEEVKREPSPELAKISALVTRPPKQKSASKKTEEGILDGSPALPTDSFSANLTSAPLASVPRAKKSNFQNLSQSEPIPSPQFDNPPKLPNPLVPPQPPYYFDRGGRQVWICPACGNQDDGSPMIGCDDCDAWYHWVCVGMQVPPAEDEDWYCRFCIAKKQELLHDKKKKKRKKKVKVTA